In Lacinutrix sp. Bg11-31, the DNA window TCGCACCATATACAGAGGGTTTTGAAAATGCAGGAATTATTCCTTTATGTTGGACAATGGATGGCGGTGAAGATTGGGAGTTTGCTGATGATACTGGTTTTGATCACATTGGAAATGATGGTGTAATTACAGGAACAACTGATACAAATAATTACTTTGCATGGGTGGATTCTTCAGGAACCGATAATCCTGCAACTTTAACAACTCCTTTTATAGATGTTTCAGCACTATTAGCTCCAACACTTTCATTTTATGAAATTAGTGATAATGAAGGGAATTCCAATTCTACTTTAGACGTAGAAGTTTGGGATGGAGCAGTATGGAACCCAATGGGAACTTACAATACAAATACTAATGGTTGGGAAGAAAAATTTATAGATCTTAGCGGACTTACAATTACAGGACCTGTGCAAGCAAGGTTTGTTTTTTCTGAAATAATAGAGCCAGGAGATTTTTATGATGATATCGCAATAGACGATGTAACTTTTAACGAAGCTCCAACTTGTTTTAACCCAGAAGCAACATATACAATAATAGACGACTGTGCTAATGGAGATCAATTTTTAGTAGATATAGATGTAACCTATTTTGGTGGTGCAACATCTGTTTCAATACAAGATAACCAAGGTAGTACACCTATTTCTATAACATCAACAACTGGTGTAACTCAATTTGGGCCTTATCCTTTAAATACAGATGTTATTTTCACGGTAAGTAGCGAGCAAGATACTTGTTTCAATACAAGCCCAACTATTAACCTTCCTACATGTCCACCTGCTAATGATAATTGTGATAATGCAATTTCGGTAATAGCTAATACAGATGGAAACTGCACTAACTCGGTAACCGCTACTCTATTTGGAGCTACAACATCTCCACAAGCTAATCCATGTACTGGAACAGCAAATGACGATGTTTGGTTCATATTTACAGCAGTAAATACTGATCACGCTGTTAGTTTTAGTAACATTATAGGTCCTACAACCTTCTTATCTCATGGCTTATACGAAGGGCCAGATTGCGATAATCTTACAAATATATATTGTAGTACAGCAGACGAAAGTATTGCAAATGGATTAACTATAGGAAACACATACTACGTAAGAGTCTTTACTTTTAATGGAACTCCTTTTCAAGATGTTAACTTCGACTTATGTATATATTCTATTCCTCCTCCTATTACTGTAGATATTGCGCAATATACAGTTACAGAATTGGTTGAAGATATATTAGTTAATTCACCATGTTCAACAATTTCTAATGTAACATCATCTACAGGAACAGATTTTGGTTCAGACAATGGTATTGGTTATTTTGAAGCTAATGGCTCTGGATTCCCTTTTGAAAGCGGTATTATAATGACCACTGGTAATGCAGAAAATGCTCCTGGCCCAGAAACAGGAACATTGAGTGATGGAGGAGGTGGATTTCCCGCAACTTGGCCAGGAGACGCAGACTTAGAAGCGGTAATAAATGAAGGGCCGACAAATAACGCCTCAATTATTGAATTCGATTTCGTACCTTTTATTGAAGATATGTCTTTCGAGTTTATATTTGCAGCTGAAGAATATGGTACTTTCCAATGCGGATATTCTGATGCATTTGCATTTTTACTAACAGATACAGTAACTGGCATCACAACCAATATCGCTGTTATTCCTGGTACAACAACACCTGTATCCGTATTTACAATTAGGGACGATGCGTATAATGGCGGTTGTCCTTCTTCAAACCCAGCATTATTTGATGCTTATTATGGTGGTGGTGGATTACCCGCTTTAACAAACCCAACAAACTTTATAGGTAGAACAGTACCATTAACTGCTTCCTCTACAGTTGTACCAAACAGAACATACCACATAAAACTAGTAGTTGCAGATGATGGTGATACAGCTTTCGATTCTGCAGTATTCTTAAAAGCTGGAAGTTTTGAAATTGGAGAAGTAGATTTGGGAGATGATATCTTATTAACTAGTGGAACTGCTAATTGTGAAGGAGACGAAGTTACTCTAGATATTGGTGTTCCTGTTGGAGACAATGCTACCATAACTTGGTATACTATGGAGAATGGAATACAAGAACCAATTCTTGACGCTACAGGAGCACCTGAAAATGGAACAACTTTAGATGTAACAGAAACTAATAATTATATTGTTGAAATTGTTCTTAATGCTAACGCTTCTTGTTTTGTAATAGATGAAATTTTAGTAGAATTCTTCCCTAATCCCGTATTTCCAGATTCACTTCCAGATATTCTTGGATGTGATACAGACAATACTGGTCAAGCAATTTTTAATATAACTGAAAATGAAGCACTAATTCTTGGTACACAAACTGATGAAACTGTTACTTATTATGAAACGCAAACAGATGCAGAAGACGGAATTAATGCTATAACAAACACAACAGCATACCAAAGCACACCTCCAACTACAATTTATTATAGAATTGAAAGTAATACGACAGGTTGTGCTAAAACATCTACATTTAACTTAGTATTAGCTCCAAAGCCTATTTTAGTTCAAGCTGATAATATTTTAGGTTGTGATGATGACGAAGATGGTGTTTCAAATTACGATTTAACATCTAATGAAATTGTAATAGCTAATAACCAAACAGATTTAACTTTTACATATCATAACACTTTAGCTGATGCTGAAACAAGTATAGCTGCTATTACTAATCCTACCGATTTTGATGGTGGTGCACAAACCATATACGTAAGAGCTGAAAATGCTAATGGTTGTTTCGAAACAACAATATTCGATTTAACATTTGGTATATCACCAATGACATCATTCGACACCGCTATAGTTTACGAAGTATGTCCAAATGCAACAGTTCCAATTACTGTAACTGCAACTGCAGACAGCTATACAGAATCTGAAGTAACCATTACATGGTATAACGAAGGCGTAATAGTTCCTGGACAAACAGATTTAAGTATAAATAATGTACTTACTGCTGGTACTTATACTATAGAAGTTATGTTTAACGCAACAGGCTGTACATCTAGTGAACCAATAGAGGTTGAAGAGTTAGAAACCTGTGTTATCCCACAAGGTATTTCACCAAACAATGATGGTAAGAATGATACATTTGATTTAAGTAGTTATGATGTTCAAAGCTTAACGATTTTCAATAGAAACGGAGTTAAGGTTTACGAGAAGACAAATTATTTAGATGAGTGGCATGGACAATCATTAGATGGTGATGAGTTACCAGTAGGAACTTATTATTATGTAATGAATTACCAAGGCAATAAAACAAAAGCCGCTTGGGTATACATTAACAGAGAAAACAAATAATCCAACTAACTAGAAACCAACAATAATACAGATGAAGAACATACTATATATCGTATTCCTAGTAGCTATAGGTGTACAAGCGCAGCAAGATCCACAGTACACGCAATACATGTACAATATGAATGTGATCAATCCTGCGTATGCAGGATCAAGCGAGAGTGTATCCATAGGTGCATTATACAGAAGTCAATGGGTAGGCCTAGAAGGTTCACCAAGTACAGCAACATTAGCCATTCACTCTCCAGTAGGTAACAGAGTAGGTTTAGGTTTATCACTAATTAGTGATGAAGTTGGGCCAGTAAGTGAGACCAATGTTTATGTAGATTTCTCTTATACATTACCAGTAGGCAATGCGACTAAATTAGCTTTTGGTTTAAAAGCTGGTGGAACTTTCCACGATATTGGTTTAGCAAGTATTGAAACTATAGACGAAGACGATCCTTTTTTCTCACAAGATGTTAATGAAACTACAGCTAATATAGGAGCAGGATTATATTTATACCAACCTAATCTTTGGTATGTTTCTGCTTCGATGCCAAACATTCTAAATGGAACACATTTAGATTCAGATGGTAGAAAAATAGGTTCGGAAACAGAACATTTATTTGCAGCAGCAGGTTATGTGTTTGATTTGTCAGAAAACTTTAAATTAAAGCCACACGCTTTATTAAAGTTTGCTTTCGATGCACCAATAAGTTATGATGCAAACCTAAATCTTTTCATGTACGATGTTGTAGAAATAGGAGCAGGATACAGACTAGACGATTCATTTAGTGGTATGGTAAACTTTATGGTTTCACCATCACTTAGAATAGGCTATGCTTACGATGCTATTCAATCGGAATTAAACGTAGTTACAGATGCTTCTCACGAGATCTTTATAAACTTCGATATCGATTTACCAAGAAAAGTATCACGCTCACCACGTTATTTCTAAACCACATAAGCTAACATAAAAGACACGACCAGATGAAACATTTAAAACTAATTATAACACTAGTCATTCTAAGTAGCTTTAGCCTGACAGCGCAAACTAAGGCAACAAAGAAAGCCGATAAACATTTTGCGAAATATCAATTTGTAGAAGCCATAGAGGACTATACTAAGCTAACCGAAAAAGGAACAGCAGATGCATACGTTTACGGACGTTTAGCAGAAGCAAATTATAATGTTTTTAATACTCTAGAAGCAGAAAAGTGGTATGCAAAAGCCTTAGAAACTTCACAAGAGCCAGAAATGATTTATAAGTATTCTGAAATGCTAAAAGCAAACGGAAAATACGAAGTCTCAAACACACAAATGAAAAAGTTTGCATCTATGCGTCCAGGAGACGATAGAGCAGCAATGTTTTTATCCAACCCAGATTACTTACCAAAAATTTTAAAAGGTGGGAAGAAATTTAATGTTCAGAATATGGATATTAATTCGGCTGTATCAGATTTTGGAGGCACTGTTAAAGATGGAAAATTATACATCTCTTCGGCAAGAAACGATGCTAGAAAAAATTACGGATGGAACGAACAACCGTTTTTAGACATGTACTCTTTTACAAAAGCAGAAGATGGGTCGTACCAAGAAGAAACAATGTTAGGAGATAAAATGAATACAAAATACCATGAAGGTTTAATGTCATTCTCTCCAAACGGGAATACCGTATATTTCTCAAGAGAGAGTTTTTACGAAAACATCTACGAGAAAGATTCAGTATCTAACACAAAGTACAGTGTATTACATATGTTCCAAGCAACTAAAAGTGGAGACAAGTTCTCTAACATAGAAGCATTAACAATAAACAGTAGAAACTATTCTATAAAAAACCCAAGCGTAAGTGCAGATGGTAATACATTATACTTTGCAAGTGATATGCCAGGTGGTTTTGGAAGGTACGACATCTACAAAGCCACTATCGATGGTAATGGTCAAATAGGTACTCCTATAAACATGGGACAAAAAGTAAACACAGAAGGTCATGAAATGTTTCCACACATAAGTGATAACAACACACTTTATTTCTCATCAACAGGTCATTTAGGACTTGGAGGTATGGATGTGTTTTATACAAAAGAAATCGATGGAAAAATGGCACCGATTAGAAATGTTGGAATACCGATAAACTCTAATGGAGACGATTTTGCATTCTCAATGAACGAGGAAACAGGCGAAGGTTTTGTGTCTTCAAACCGTGAAGGCGGAAAAGGAGATGATGATATTTATGCGATTAAAAAAATACAACCACTTTGCGATGTACAAATTATAGCTACAATATTAGACAACAAAACAAAAGCACCATTAGCAGGAGCAACAGCATCTTTAGTAGATAGTAAAGGTAACATCTTGTCTACTAAAACCGCAAATGCAGAAGGAATAGTAGAATACATTGTAGAATGTGAAACAGAAACAGAACTACAAGTAACTATGAAGGATTACGAAAGTAACAAACTTTCTATAGCAGGTAGTAACGAAGAGGAAGTAGCAGTAGAAATTGCATTAGATCCAATCGAGAAAATTATAGAAGTAGAGCGTGTAGTATTAAACCCAATCTATTTTGATTACGATAAATCTAACATTACAGCTAAAGCAGCCTTTGAATTAGACAATTTAGTACAAGTGATGAATAAGTATCCAAACATGGTTATTTATGCAACCTCACATACAGATATTAGAGCTTCAGACCGTTATAACGATGCTTTATCAGACAGAAGAGCAAAAACATCGGTACAGTATATTATCTCCAAAGGAATCGATGCAATAAGAATCTCAGGAGCTGGAAAAGGCGAAAGAGAATTAGCAGTAGATTGTGGTGATAATTGTACAGAAGACCAACACCAACAAAACCGTAGAACTCAGTTTAGAATTATGAGTGGTGGACCTGCTTCTAACTAAAGCACAGTAACAAGTTTAACCAACTATAGAACCTCTGTAAATAGGTTAACAGATTTTATAAAATTAAAAAAACCAGAGAAGTTTTCTTCTCTGGTTTTTTATTACACCTAAAGCAAGGTGTTTTAATGTTAAGACTCAAATTCTGGTCTTTTGTTAATCTTGATTCTTTTTAACAACTTCCTTTTTTGCTCTTTTTATCTTTGATAAATGCATTGCCTACTTATCTTTTACAATTTACAACCTCATAAGGATAATTATTGTTGTTATACTGTTCTAGAATATTGCATAACTATGTTTTTTAGTTTCTCATGAGAGAGTTCACGTTCTAAACCTTTAACTTTTGAGATGATATTCCTTTAGATTTTAGTACTTGGCGTAAATTAAGCTTACTCCAATCTAATGTTCAATCTTTTCTTAACCATACCAAAACAGTGCTTCTTCCTTGAATTCTGTAAACCTTTTGGATTTGTTTGTAAGTGTAATTGCCTTTTTCTACTTCGGCTACAAGGGCTAATTTAAAGCCTAAGTTGTAATCGCATTGTGTACGTTTAATTCGCCTGTTTAATTGGTTTTTCATAATAAGTCGATTTTGTGCCAACTTATTTTAGGACGAGACATATTTAAAAATGAAAAAGCCCCGAATAAATCGAGGCCTTTTCTACAATAATTTTAGTTGGTTTAAAGGATAAAACTTACTGCTTAATGAATTTTCTTGTTTCTATTGTATTATTCACATTAAACTGAATCATATACATTCCAGTCTCAAGGTTTGTAACATTTACACCATGTGTAACTGTTCCTTTTGCTACTTGTTGTCCTAACATATTTACAACCGTAAATGGTAAGTTTTCTATGTTAGATTTTACATATAACATGTTTCCTTTTACAGGATTTGGAAATACAGAAATTTCGACACCTAAGTGCTCTACTGTACCTTCATTTAAAACTCTTGCTGTTCCACAAGTTCCTAAGTTAGACCAGCTCGATGCTCCTCTTTCGTATAAAGACCCATTATAAGTTACTCTATCTCCAACAGAATAAGATTGACTACTGTTATATGCTGAGACTCCAGCACACTTATCTGCAGAGCCATTAGTAAGGCTAATAGCATCTACTGCCATATCACCTTGCCATGTTGTACCAGTTGTACCATCCAATCTCAATTGCACATTACTTCCAGCGTAAGATGATAAATCTACACTTGCATCTTGCCAAGAGTTACCTTGATTTCCAGAATTAGTCCAAACAGCAGACCAAGATGAACCATTATTTGTACTTACTGCTAATTCTAAGCTACCCATTGCAGCTGCTCCATACATGTGATATTTAAAACTAAGTGTTGCTTGATTTTGTCCTGTTAAATTAAAGCAAGGTGATACTAAAATAGCACGCTTAGTAGAATAGTTAGGTGCAGAAGATTCCATATAAACATATTGAGATCCTGCTGCCGCACTTGATGGTCCTGTATTACTTGATGGTGTTGTTCCTGAGTTTCTTGTCCAATCAAAATCGTCTCCTCCACCTTGAGTCCATGCTCCAAAACCAGATTCGAAACCTTCGCTATAAGGGAAAGATGATATTGCTCCAGAACAACCAGATGTACTTGCAGGACTTACTACAATACTTCTAGATACTTGGTTTGCTGCATTACCTGCCGCATCGCTTACGTTATAGTTTCTTGTATAAGTACCTGCAGAATTTGTATTTACAGTTCCCGAAGTAACAATGCTTGATGTAAGGTTACCATCTATATTATCTGTAGCAGTTGCTCCTAATTCACTGTAGGTATCTCCAACAGTAAGATTAATAGTAGCACTTCCTGTTCGCGTAATTACTGGTTTAACAGTATCTGCAACTCCTGCAATAATATTAACGGTATAATCTTCTACTTCTCCATAAGAAAAAGTCTCGCAAGAGGTTGGCACTCCATTATATTTCATAGAAACTCTCATTCTAGTTTCTCCAGAAGATGCTCCTGTTGGCACTGTAAAGCTTCCTGATGCAGGTGTTGTTTGAGATGCTGCTTTAGAAAAAACTTGTTCTCCAGAATCTGTAAAATCTCCATCTTTATTATAATCTATCCAAACAGCATAACCTTCAGCATATGTAGAACCTGTCCATGTTGGAGTAATTGTAATAGTGCTTGAAGTTCCTTTTGTTAAGTTAGTTGAAATACTTGTAAAATCTGAATACAATTGCGCTCCAGAAGCATTATCAATACTTCCTACTTTAACTCTAGAAATATACTCGTCACTTACACTATTTCCTTGCGATGCACAATATTGAGGACCTGTAGTACATGGTGTACAAGAACCTCCACAATCTACTCCTGTTTCTGTTCCGTTTTGAATACCATCTGTACAAGTTGGCTGTGCAACTGCTCCACATTTATCTGATAATGCTAAAGTACGTCTAGCTCCTCCAGCATCTAATACTGCACGCATTCTCGTTTTTTGTCCTTGAGTAAACAAGTTCATACACGAATCGTTTGTGTAATCCATATAATTTTGTGGCATATCTGTAGACGAACAAGATGTTTGACCTATAGGACAACCACTATTAGATGTTTGGTGTGTTGGTGTATCGCTTACAAAATCGTTTCCACAATTACTATCTCCCCAAATATGGCGTAGGTTAAAATAGTGTCCAATTTCGTGAGTAGTTGTTCTACCACCATCAAAAGGTGCAGTAACTGCTCCTGTTCTACCAAAGGCATTATAAATCATAATTATACCATCTGTAGCAGCTGCTCCTCCTGGAAATTGCGCGTAACCTAAAAGATTAATAGTTTGCCCTTGAGATACAGTTGTCATTTTTGGCACAACCCACATATTAAGATATTCACTTGTGTTCCAAGGATCTATTCCTCCAGAAGACGCACGTTTAGCATCGTCATTCGCATTCCAATCTTGACGCGTAGTTTGCTTTCTTGTAATTCCTGTTGTTGCATTTCCGTTGGCATCTACTGTAGATAGGCAAAACTCTATTTGAGTATCTGCAGCTTGAGACCATGAATTATCTGCGTCTGGATTTGTACGTCTAAAATCTTCATTTAAAACATCTAATTGAGACTGTATTTGTGCCAAACTAATATTTTCTGTAGCATTTCTATATAATACATGAACAACAACAGGAATTGTTATAATACTTCCTGATATTTTATTTTGTGAGTTTCCTTGCTCTAAGACTCTCTGTTGTGTGAAAGCTTCAATTTCTGCCATCCTATTTTCTAAGGTTGGGTCCAAGTTTTTTCTGTACTCTAGGTTTTCCATAGCTGCGCATCTTTCGTAATTTTGCGCTTGCATACTAAATGCAAATAGAAAACATAAAACTGATAAAGTAATTGCTTTTTTCATATGAATTATTTAAAAAATTAATGGTATTATTATCAAATAGATAACAAAAATATTAAAATAATACCAAATTTATACTTGTAATTTTTCTTATTTCGATAAAATACTTAATAAAAAATAACGTTCGGCCTAGAGTACGGTTTTAACCGTAATTTTTTCAACTAGAATTCCTACATTTACAAAATATGAACCATTTATTAGCTATAGAGAATTTATCTATTTCTTTTTTTTCCAACAGAAAAGAAAACGAAATCATCCATAATATATCTTATCATTTAAACACAAATGAGATACTTGGTATAGTAGGAGAATCCGGCTCGGGTAAATCGGTTTCATCTTTAGCCATTTTAGGATTGCTTCCAAAGAAGATTTCAAAAATAACTTCTGGTAGTATTATTTTTGAAGA includes these proteins:
- a CDS encoding choice-of-anchor L domain-containing protein, which codes for MKKTTLLLILLCLSLSINAQTYLTENFDTSIPATWTIDDAGGATGDSWISGQQGGANSLDGTNVVIADSDANGNGTILLETLTSPVFDTSGATAIFLDFDQFYRNIGGDTATVEVWDGTAWIAVLTQTATAGAFNAPDQQHINITAYSNAAMQVRFIYNDNDTWAWYWLIDNVIVYNATCANPENLILDSVSDTTADISWTAGATETDWEVVAQPIGTGAPTGSGTAVNTTPTFQATVLTPITDYEFYVRANCGGDFSIWVGPLNFTTECAAFIPDYQQDFATIPADCWDEADSGDSTTGPGDIGAGSWNQDGFLNNGFQGSYSINLWLAAKSDWLLTPLFDLTGGPFQAEFDLGVMAFGSTTNVGTLGSDDIVQFLITTDSGATWTVLETWDSTSVFPLTGLHPVYDLTAYAGQNVQFGILGSEGTVDDAEDNEAFIDNFQVRAIPNCPDVANIVFDSSTATTANLTWDIVAGETGWEVSVQVPGTGIPTAAGATATNNAPYVAMGLTPATDYEAYIRTVCGGDFGSWIGPVNFATECTTFIAPYTEGFENAGAIPLCWTMDGGEDWEFADNGGFDHIGNDGTLTGSTATNGYFAWVDASGTNAPATLTTPLIDVSGLTTPAITFYEISDNEGNANSQLDVEVWDGAAWNLMATYNTNTAGWEQRTINISTLTITGDVQARFIFSEVLAPGDFYDDIAIDDVTFDELPSCVNPSNLVSNSTTSTTANLSWVSNGTETAWEVVVQAPGSGIPTAAGLPAANPYVAMGLTPATTYEAYVRADCGGVEYSDWIGPVTFDTECVTFVAPYTEGFENAGIIPLCWTMDGGEDWEFADDTGFDHIGNDGVITGTTDTNNYFAWVDSSGTDNPATLTTPFIDVSALLAPTLSFYEISDNEGNSNSTLDVEVWDGAVWNPMGTYNTNTNGWEEKFIDLSGLTITGPVQARFVFSEIIEPGDFYDDIAIDDVTFNEAPTCFNPEATYTIIDDCANGDQFLVDIDVTYFGGATSVSIQDNQGSTPISITSTTGVTQFGPYPLNTDVIFTVSSEQDTCFNTSPTINLPTCPPANDNCDNAISVIANTDGNCTNSVTATLFGATTSPQANPCTGTANDDVWFIFTAVNTDHAVSFSNIIGPTTFLSHGLYEGPDCDNLTNIYCSTADESIANGLTIGNTYYVRVFTFNGTPFQDVNFDLCIYSIPPPITVDIAQYTVTELVEDILVNSPCSTISNVTSSTGTDFGSDNGIGYFEANGSGFPFESGIIMTTGNAENAPGPETGTLSDGGGGFPATWPGDADLEAVINEGPTNNASIIEFDFVPFIEDMSFEFIFAAEEYGTFQCGYSDAFAFLLTDTVTGITTNIAVIPGTTTPVSVFTIRDDAYNGGCPSSNPALFDAYYGGGGLPALTNPTNFIGRTVPLTASSTVVPNRTYHIKLVVADDGDTAFDSAVFLKAGSFEIGEVDLGDDILLTSGTANCEGDEVTLDIGVPVGDNATITWYTMENGIQEPILDATGAPENGTTLDVTETNNYIVEIVLNANASCFVIDEILVEFFPNPVFPDSLPDILGCDTDNTGQAIFNITENEALILGTQTDETVTYYETQTDAEDGINAITNTTAYQSTPPTTIYYRIESNTTGCAKTSTFNLVLAPKPILVQADNILGCDDDEDGVSNYDLTSNEIVIANNQTDLTFTYHNTLADAETSIAAITNPTDFDGGAQTIYVRAENANGCFETTIFDLTFGISPMTSFDTAIVYEVCPNATVPITVTATADSYTESEVTITWYNEGVIVPGQTDLSINNVLTAGTYTIEVMFNATGCTSSEPIEVEELETCVIPQGISPNNDGKNDTFDLSSYDVQSLTIFNRNGVKVYEKTNYLDEWHGQSLDGDELPVGTYYYVMNYQGNKTKAAWVYINRENK
- a CDS encoding GEVED domain-containing protein gives rise to the protein MKKAITLSVLCFLFAFSMQAQNYERCAAMENLEYRKNLDPTLENRMAEIEAFTQQRVLEQGNSQNKISGSIITIPVVVHVLYRNATENISLAQIQSQLDVLNEDFRRTNPDADNSWSQAADTQIEFCLSTVDANGNATTGITRKQTTRQDWNANDDAKRASSGGIDPWNTSEYLNMWVVPKMTTVSQGQTINLLGYAQFPGGAAATDGIIMIYNAFGRTGAVTAPFDGGRTTTHEIGHYFNLRHIWGDSNCGNDFVSDTPTHQTSNSGCPIGQTSCSSTDMPQNYMDYTNDSCMNLFTQGQKTRMRAVLDAGGARRTLALSDKCGAVAQPTCTDGIQNGTETGVDCGGSCTPCTTGPQYCASQGNSVSDEYISRVKVGSIDNASGAQLYSDFTSISTNLTKGTSSTITITPTWTGSTYAEGYAVWIDYNKDGDFTDSGEQVFSKAASQTTPASGSFTVPTGASSGETRMRVSMKYNGVPTSCETFSYGEVEDYTVNIIAGVADTVKPVITRTGSATINLTVGDTYSELGATATDNIDGNLTSSIVTSGTVNTNSAGTYTRNYNVSDAAGNAANQVSRSIVVSPASTSGCSGAISSFPYSEGFESGFGAWTQGGGDDFDWTRNSGTTPSSNTGPSSAAAGSQYVYMESSAPNYSTKRAILVSPCFNLTGQNQATLSFKYHMYGAAAMGSLELAVSTNNGSSWSAVWTNSGNQGNSWQDASVDLSSYAGSNVQLRLDGTTGTTWQGDMAVDAISLTNGSADKCAGVSAYNSSQSYSVGDRVTYNGSLYERGASSWSNLGTCGTARVLNEGTVEHLGVEISVFPNPVKGNMLYVKSNIENLPFTVVNMLGQQVAKGTVTHGVNVTNLETGMYMIQFNVNNTIETRKFIKQ
- a CDS encoding OmpA family protein → MKHLKLIITLVILSSFSLTAQTKATKKADKHFAKYQFVEAIEDYTKLTEKGTADAYVYGRLAEANYNVFNTLEAEKWYAKALETSQEPEMIYKYSEMLKANGKYEVSNTQMKKFASMRPGDDRAAMFLSNPDYLPKILKGGKKFNVQNMDINSAVSDFGGTVKDGKLYISSARNDARKNYGWNEQPFLDMYSFTKAEDGSYQEETMLGDKMNTKYHEGLMSFSPNGNTVYFSRESFYENIYEKDSVSNTKYSVLHMFQATKSGDKFSNIEALTINSRNYSIKNPSVSADGNTLYFASDMPGGFGRYDIYKATIDGNGQIGTPINMGQKVNTEGHEMFPHISDNNTLYFSSTGHLGLGGMDVFYTKEIDGKMAPIRNVGIPINSNGDDFAFSMNEETGEGFVSSNREGGKGDDDIYAIKKIQPLCDVQIIATILDNKTKAPLAGATASLVDSKGNILSTKTANAEGIVEYIVECETETELQVTMKDYESNKLSIAGSNEEEVAVEIALDPIEKIIEVERVVLNPIYFDYDKSNITAKAAFELDNLVQVMNKYPNMVIYATSHTDIRASDRYNDALSDRRAKTSVQYIISKGIDAIRISGAGKGERELAVDCGDNCTEDQHQQNRRTQFRIMSGGPASN
- a CDS encoding type IX secretion system membrane protein PorP/SprF, which gives rise to MKNILYIVFLVAIGVQAQQDPQYTQYMYNMNVINPAYAGSSESVSIGALYRSQWVGLEGSPSTATLAIHSPVGNRVGLGLSLISDEVGPVSETNVYVDFSYTLPVGNATKLAFGLKAGGTFHDIGLASIETIDEDDPFFSQDVNETTANIGAGLYLYQPNLWYVSASMPNILNGTHLDSDGRKIGSETEHLFAAAGYVFDLSENFKLKPHALLKFAFDAPISYDANLNLFMYDVVEIGAGYRLDDSFSGMVNFMVSPSLRIGYAYDAIQSELNVVTDASHEIFINFDIDLPRKVSRSPRYF